Below is a window of Streptomyces sp. WMMB303 DNA.
CCGCTCGTTGAACACCCGCACGGCGACGGAGAGCAGCGAGTCGGGCGTGTAGGTGTCGCGCTTGACCGTGGGCATGCGGCCGATGCTAGCCGGGCCGTCCTCCGGTGCCGCCGGGCGCCGGGAGGGGGGCCGTGCGGCCCGTGGCGCCGGGCCCCGCGCGTGCTGCCGAGCGGAGTTTTCCACAGCTTCCCGGGCCCCCTTGCACCGACCGATCGTTCGGTAGCAGTATCTACCAGGTGAGCGGCTCCGGCAACGCCGTGCCCACCCCGCATCCCGTCCCAGCTCAGCGAGGAGTTGGTCCTGCGTGACCACCGGTATCGGAACGACCACTGCCCAGCTCGTCGACACCCACCGCCCCACCCTGGACCGCGCACTGGAAGCCATCGCGGGCCGGGAGTTCTGGACCCCGCACCCCGAGCACCCGAAGGCGTACGGCGAGGGAGCGGCCGAGCAGGGCAAGGCGGCCTTCGACGCGCTGTGCGGCAGCCGCTTCGAGCTGCCCGGCCAGCCGGTCTCCGGCGAATGGGTGGCCACCGAGGTGTCGCCGTACGGGCCCGAGCTGGGTATCTCCTATCCGCGTATGGACGAGGGAGCCGTCGACGCCCTGCTGCCGGTCATGCGCGGCGCGCTGCCGACCTGGCGGAAGGCCGGGGCCGAGGTGCGCGCCGCGGTGTGCCTGGAGATCCTGGCGCGGATCAGCGCCCGCACCCCGGAGTTCGCGCAGGCCGTGATGCACACCAGCGGCCAGGCGTTCATGATGGCCTTCCAGGCGGGCGGTCCGCACGCGCAGGACCGCGGTATGGAGGCGGTGGCCTACGCCTACGCGGAGCAGGTGCGCACCCCCGCGCGGGTCAGCTGGGAGAAGCCGCAGGGCAAGCGTGACCCGCTGCGGGTCACCAAGGAGTTCACCCCCGCCGGGCGCGGTGTGGCGCTGCTGATCGGCTGCAACACCTTCCCCACCTGGAACGGCTTCCCCGGGTTCTTCGCCTCGCTCGCCACCGGGAACGCCGTGCTGGTCAAGCCGCACCCGCGGGCCGTGCTCCCGCTCGCGCTGACGGTGCGGATCGCCCGCGAGGTCCTCGCGGAGGCGGGGTTCGACGCCGATCTGGTGGCGCTGGCTGCCGAGGCGGAGGGTGACGGCCTCGCCAGGGACCTGGCCGTCCGGCCCGAGATCCGGGTGATCGACTACACCGGGGGCTCGGCCTTCGGCGAGTGGCTGGAGTCCCACGCCCGCCAGGCGCGGGTCCACACGGAGAAGGCCGGTGTCAACACGGTCCTCATCGACTCCACCGACGACTACCAGGGCATGCTCGCCAACCTCGCCTTCTCGCTGTCGCTCTACAGCGGCCAGATGTGCACCACGCCGCAGAACCTGCTGATCCCGTCGGCCGGCATCACCACCGAGTCCGGCCACAGGAGCTATGACGAGGTGGTGGCCGATCTGGCCGCCGCGGTGGACAAGCTGCTCGGTGACGACGCGCGGGCCAACGCGCTGCTGGGCGCCCTGGTCAACGAGCAGGTGCGCACGCGGCTGGAGGCGGCGCCCTCGCTGGGGGAGGTGGCTCTGGCCTCCCGTAGCGTGCAGAACCCGGAGTTCCCCGACGCCACGGTGCGCACCCCTGCGATCGTCAAGCTGGACGCCACCGAGCCGGAGTCCGAGGGCGCGTATCAGGACGAGTGCTTCGGCCCGGTCTCCTTCGCGGTGGCTGTCGGCTCCACGGAGGACGCTCTGGAGCTGTTGCGGCACACGCTCCAGGCCAAGGGCGCCATGACGGTCGCCGGATACACCACCTCCTCCGAGGTGGCCCGGCAACTGGAGGAGGTGTGCTTCGACGAGCCCGCGCAGCTCTCGCTCAATCTCACGGGGGGCATCTACGTCAACCAGACGGCCGCCTTCAGCGATTTCCACGGCTCGGGTGGAAACCCGGCGGCCAACTGCACGCTGTGCGACGGGGATTTCGTCTCGGGCCGGTTCCGCGTGGTGGAGGTGCGGCGGATGGCGGAGGACTGACGAGCATGCCCCCGGGTGGCGGACACCCGGGGGCATGTGAAGGCGTTGAGTCGATGCGGACCGCGGACCGCGGGCCCTTGTCGTCGTACGGACCCCGGCTCTTCGGGCGGACCTCAGTCCGCGGGCTGGCCGGTGGAGACGGTCAGGTCGATCTTGTCCTTGTCCGGGTCGAAGTCGTCGAGGTAGTCCGGGGTCTGCTCCAGGACGGTGTTCTTGCCCCAGACGTTCTCGTCCTCGGTGGTCACCTCGCCGAGCTTCCACCCGGCGGCGCGCAGGCACGCCTTGACCGAGGTGAGGTCCTTGTAGGTCAGCTCGGGGACCATGATCTTGCTCTTGTCGCTGTAGGACTTCGTCGCGTCGGTGCAGCGGGTGGAGTCGATGGTGCGGCTGGGGTCCGGGCCCTTGTAGCCGCCGGAGTCCGAGCCGCCTTCGTCGCCGCTGTCCCCGGAGTTGCCGGCGGGGTCGGCGCTCTGGGTGGGCTTCGGCTTGGCGGTGGGCTTGGGGTCGGGGTCCTCCCCGCCGCTGTCGGTGAGCCCGATGATCACGAAGACCAGGGCGACGACGACGGCGACAGCGGCCAGGCCGTACCCGGCCATGGCACCGGCCGACGGCTTCTTGCCCGAGCCGCCGTTGCCCGGGCCGGAGCCGGTTGCGTTCATCGTGTAGGGCGGCGGAGTGGAGGGGCCGCCGCTGCCGTAGGGCGACTGCGGGTATCCGTAGCCCGGCGCGGGGGAGGTCTGGGTGGGGGGTGGGGGGGTGGAGGGGCCGAAGCCCCCGCTGTTGTACGGACCCGGCTGCTGCCCCGGCTGCCCCTGCGGCTGGTAGGGGGTCTGTACTCCGCCCTGCTGGGGCTGGGAGTTCGCGTCGACCGGCGGGAAGACGGCCTGTCCGACCCCCGCACCGCTGTTGGCCGGCGGTCCGCCGCTGATGATGATCGGCGAGGCGCCGGAGGCGACCCCGGAGCCGCCGATCCGGTTGGCCTCGTCGTGCATGGCCTCGGCGGAGGGGAAACGCTCGTTGGGGTTCTTCTTGAGGGTCCGGGCGACCAGCGCGTCCACGGCCGGGGGGATGGACTGGTTGATGGAGGAGGGTGTGGGCGGCTCCTCCTGGACGTGCGCGTAGGCGATGGCCAGCGGCGAGTCCGCGTCGAACGGCAACCGCCCGGTGAGCAGCTCGAAGAGCATGATGCCGACCGAGTACAGGTCGGAGCGGGCGTCCACCCCGCGGCCGAGGGCCTGCTCGGGGGAGAGGTACTGCGGGGTGCCGACGACCATGCCGGTCTGTGTCATGGAGGTCACACCGGACTGCATGGCCCGGGCGATGCCGAAGTCCATGACCTTGACCACACCGCGCTTGGTGAGCATCACGTTGCCGGGCTTGATGTCCCGGTGCACGAGGCCCATCTCGTGGCTGACCTCGAGGGCCGCCAGCACATCGCCGGTGATCTTCAGCGCCTTCTCGGCGGGCATCGCCCCGAACTGGGCGATGTCCTCGTCCAGGACCGTGCGCAGCGGCTTGCCCTCGACGTACTCCATGACGATGTACGGCACCAGGGCGCCGTCGATCTCGTCCTCGCCGGAGTCGAAGACCGAGACGATGTTGGTGTGCGTCAGTTTGGCGACCGACTGCGCCTCGCGGCGGAAGCGCTCGCGGAAGGACTGTTCCCGGCCGAGCTCGGTGTGCAGGGTCTTGACGGCCACCTGCCGGTCGAGCACGGAGTCGTAGGCGAGATATACGGAGGCCATCCCGCCGGCGCCGAGCAGTGAACGGAGCTGGAAGCGCCCCCCGCCGACCATGCGGCCCAAGTAGTTGCCGGCCGCCTGTGCGCCGTCGTCGCTCATCTGACTGCTTCCCCCTCGGCGGCGCTGCCCCCGTGCAGGTACGTTGAGTGATCCCTGACCCTGATACTGGCCCAAGTTTGCCCGGGGGTTCGGTCACGTCAAGTTGGTTGCCCGTTCCGTGACCGAATGCGCATAAGCCCTTCGCGAGCGCCGCCCCGAAGCGTTCCACGAGCCTAGAGGGTGTCTCTCGGCAGGCGCGGACAGGGTGTGTGCGGGGGCGGTCCGGCGCGATTCCGAGACCGACTTGCGGGGCTGCTTCCGAGCTTGTTGGATGACCGCTCGTTGGCTTCGGTACTCCGTCCCACCCATTGCACCCCCCGCGTGCCTGTAGCCTCCTCGGGGGGAGTGTCCACCGCGTGAAAGTCCGCGGATTCGAATCTACGGCGAGGACTCATGGCACAGACGCAAGCCGCTGGGGGCCCTTCGGACCCCGACGCGACGGGCGGCGGCTCCCTGCCCGATTCGCCGGAATTGTGGGGTAACAACGGCCTGGTGGGTGACGGCAGGTACCGCCTGACGCACCGCCTCGGCCGTGGCGGTATGGCCGAGGTGTTCGGCGCCGAGGACGTGCGGCTCGGCCGCACGGTCGCGGTCAAGCTGCTGCGCTCCGACCTCGCCGAGGACCCCGTCTCCAAGGCCCGCTTCACGCGCGAGGCCCAGTCGGTCGCGGGCCTCAACCACCATTCGGTCGTCGCCGTCTACGACTCCGGCGAGGAGTTGATCGGCGGCAACATCACCCCGTACATCGTGATGGAGCTGGTCGAGGGCAGCACCATCCGCGATCTGCTGCTGAACGCCGACGCACCGCCGCCGGACCAGGCGCTGATCATCGTCTCGGGGGTGCTGGAGGCGCTGGCCTACAGCCACCAGCACGGGATCGTGCACCGCGACATCAAGCCCGCGAACGTGATCATCACGCGGGGCGGCGCGGTCAAGGTGATGGACTTCGGTATCGCCCGCGCCCTGCACGGCGCTTCCAACACCATGACCCAGACCGGCATGGTGATGGGCACCCCGCAGTACCTCTCCCCCGAGCAGGCCCTCGGGAAGACCGTCGACACCCGCTCCGACCTCTACGCCACCGGCTGCCTGCTGTACGAGCTGCTGACCCGGCGGCCTCCGTTCACCGGGGAGACGCCGCTGTCGGTCGTCTACCAGCACGTCCAGGACGACCCGGTGCTGCCCTCGCAGGTCTCGGACAGCACCCCGCCGGAGCTGGACGGCCTGGTGATGCGGGCGCTGGCCAAGGAGCCGGACGACCGGTTCCAGTCCGCGGAGGAGATGCGCGGGCTGACGCAGTACGCGCTCCAGATGCTGAACGAGCAGGGCAGCCACACCGGCGGCCTGTGGAACACCGGCCCGGTGGCGCACCAGGGGGCCGCCACCCAGGTGATGGGCGCCGCGGGAGCGGGTGCCCGGCCGCACCCCTCGCACTCCGACACCTCCCAGATGGGCGCTCCGATGCCGGCGGGCGCCCGGGAGGACGACGGCGGCTTCGACGGCGGGCCCCGGCGCGGCGGCAAGGGCGGCGGGGGCGGCAAGGGCGTCCGGTACGCGCTGTTCGCCTTCCTCGCGGTGGTCGCCATAGCGGGCGGGATCTTCTTCGCCCTCAGCGGCGACGGCGCCAAGGACAACAAGCAGGACAAGCCGAACCCGAGCACGTCCCAGTCGGAGACCGACAAGCCTTCCGAGAAGCCCTCGTCCACTCCGACGGAGACCGAGGAGGATCAGCCGGGCAGCAACGAGGGCAACGGCGACTGGACCCCGACCGACCGGCCGTCCGAGTCGTACCCGAGCGACACGCAGCCGAGTGAGACGCAGCCCTCCGAGACGGGCGACCCGAGCCAGACGGGCAGCGGCAGCAACGGGGGCGGTTCCGGGAACGGCGGCAGCGGCGGCAAGCCGACGAAGAGCCAGTCGCCGCCCACCGGGGACGCCGACGGCGGTGGCGGGGGCAACGACGGCGGCAGCGCCGGCGAGAGCGACGCGGGTACCGACAGCGGAACCGAGCAGTAGGGCCGGAGCCCGGGCCCTGCGCCGGGACGGGGCGCGGACCCGCTGGTCAGCTTCGGTTGACGGTGCGTCCACCGGGGGTTGACGAGGCGGCGCGCGGCCCCCTGGGGGCTCTACGATGCGGCCGTGCAGCCGTCTTCCCCCGCCCTCACGGAGGGCACGCTCCACTCTCTGCTGCGGCAGTACGACGGTGTCGGGGAGCCCCTCTCGTGCACACCGGTCTCACACGGACTGCTCAACAGGGGCTACCGACTGACGACCACCCGCGGCGGCTACTTCCTCAAACACCACCTGGACGGACCGGGCTCGCTCGGCCGGATCGAGCGCCAGCACCGTGCCACGGACCGGCTGCGCGAGCTGGGACTGCCGGTCGTGCCGGTGGTGCCGGGGTCCGGCGGCGGGACCGTCACCGTGGCCGAGGGGCGCTGCTTCGCGCTGCATCCGTGGATCGAGGGCACCCATCGGCACGGCAGTGAGCTGACCGCGGGGCAGTCCCGGCAGCTGGGCGCCCTGCTGGGGCGGGTCCACGTCCGGCTGGCCCGGGCGCTGCCGGAGGCGCCGCGCACCGGCCACGAGAGCGCGGACCCGGCCGCTACCTACGACATGATCGGCGAGCTGCTGGAGCGGGTCCGCGGCCGCCGCAGCCGGGACAGTTTCGACGAGCTGGCCGAGCACCGGCTCACCGAGCGCCGTGAGCTGCTGCGCCGCCACGCGGACGCGCGGCCCGCCGCCGTCCCGGACCGGTTCACCGGCTGGGTGCACGGGGACTTCCATCCGCTCAATCTGCTCTACGCGCCCCCGGGCCGCAGCCCCCGTCCGGTGGCGATCCTGGACTGGGACCGGCTGGGGGTCCATCCGCGGGCCGAGGAGGCGGTCCGCGGTGCGGCGATCTTCTTCCTGCGCCCCGGCGGCACCCTCGATCTGCGGAAGGTGCGCGCCTTCGCCCGTGCCTACCGGGGAGCCGCGGGAGCCTCCCGCGCGGAGCTGGCCGCCGCCGTGCACCGGGTGTGGTGGGAGCGGCTGAACGACTTCTGGATGCTGCGCTGGCGCTATCAGCTGTGCGATGTGCGGACCGATCCGCAGTTTCCGGCGGCTGCGGCGCTGGTCGTGTGGTGGACCGGTCACTACACGGCGGTACGGTCCGCGTTCTGCGGCTGACGCGCCGCCCCCTGCGCGGGGGCGTTCTTCGCGGGGTCCGTTCCCCTTCTCCGCGGGGTGCGTTGCGTAGTGGGGGCACGCCCCCGACAACGGTGCCGTACCAGGGCGGACAACCGATGGGGGCACCGCGGCAGCCGGGACCGCCCCGCGGAGGGGGCGGTTCAGTCGTGGTGACTGTCGCCGCGGGGACTGTCGTGGCTGTCGGTGGCGCGGATCCGCGCGATGTACGCGGCGGCCTGAGAACGCCGCTCCATGCCGAGCTTGGCCAGCAGTCCGGAGACGTAGTTCTTCACCGTCTTCTCGGCGAGGTGGAGCCGTTCCCCGATGGCCCGGTTGGTCAGCCCTTCCCCGATCAGCGTCAGGATCGTGCGCTCCTGGGTGGAGAGGGCGCCCAGCCGCTCGTCCCGGGGGCCGTCGGTGCCGCGGTCGCGCAGTCGGTCCAGTACCCGCCGGGTGTCGGCCGGGTCGAGCAGCGAGACGCCTGCCGCGACCTGGTGCACGGCGTGCAGGAGTTCGCCGCCGGTCAGCCCTTTGAGTACGTAGCCGGAGGCGCCGGCCACCACGGAGGCGAGCAGCGCCTCGTCGTCGGCGTAGGAGGTGAGCATCAGGCAGCGCACGCTCTCGTCGCGGGAGCGTACTTCGCGGCAGACCTCGATGCCGCTGCCGTCCGGGAGTCGTACGTCGAGGATGGCCACGTCGGGCCGGGTGGCGGCGATGCCGGTGAGTGCGTCGGCTGCGGTACCGGCCTCTCCGGCGATTTCGACGCCGGGGTCGGCCGCGAGCATGTCGCGTACGCCTCTGCGGACGATCTCGTGATCGTCGACCAGGTATACCCGCGTTCGTCCACTTTCGGGCATTTTCTCAGTCTCACATATTGATCGGCTCTCCACTCTTCCCGGGCTCCCGCACCCCGGGTTACCGTGCGGAGGTCCGCGGCTCGCGAAGCCGTGACCAGTGATGTCCCGATTCTTCGCACAATTGCTCGGGGTTCCTCGTTCTTACTTGGATATCCGAGCAAAGTTGCAGGTCAGGGCCGCCTCGTGCGTCTATGGAGATGCCAGCCATGGCTGGGGTGTCCCGGCCGGGGTCGGGACAGCGTGGCCGCGACCGGGACAGCAGTCACCGCCCGGTGCCGACCGCGACGCTCCCACCCCGTGCGCCGCACGGGACCGGGCGAGCCTCCCCCCGCCAGTGGGTGGGGGAGCCCCAGGTCACCGGCAATCCCGGCGGCCGGACAGACGGAGGAGCACACGTGACCGTGGAGAGCACTGCCGCGCGGAGCGACGCGCGCCGCAGCGGCACCGGAGGAAAGCGCGCCACCCAGGCCGCCACCGGCAAGGCCGCCGGGAACGGCAAGGCCGACTCGAACGGGACGGCCGAGGCCCCCGAGGGCGCGACCGCCTCGGGTACGTCCCGCAAGGCGGCGGCGAAGACGTCCCGCAAGCCGGCCGCCAAGAGCACCGGCAGCACCAAGAGCACCGGGAAGACCACCCGTAAGGCCCCCGCGAAGAGCGCCGCGAAGGGCTCTGCCAAGGCCAAGGCCCGCACCCGGGCCCCCGGCGACGGTCCCGGGCGGCCCGAGCCGGAGCTGGTCCAGCTTCTGACCCCCGAGGGCGAGCGCGTCACCCATCCGGACTACGACGTCGATCTGAGTGCCGAGGAGATCCAGGGCCTCTACCGCGACATGGTGCTGACCCGGCGGTTCGACGCCGAGGCCACGGCGCTGCAGCGGCAGGGTGAGCTGGGGCTGTGGGCCTCGCTGCTGGGCCAGGAGGCCGCGCAGATCGGCTCCGGCCGCGCGCTGCGCCCGGACGACTACGTCTTCCCCACCTACCGTGAGCACGGCGTGGCCTGGTGCCGCGACGTGGATCCGACGATGCTGCTGGGCATGTTCCGCGGGGTGAACAACGGCGGCTGGGACCCGAACACCAACAACTTCCACCTCTACACGATCGTCATCGGCTCCCAGGTGCTGCACGCGACCGGGTACGCGATGGGTGTGGCCAAGGACGGCGCCGACTCGGCGGTGATCGCCTACTTCGGTGACGGCGCCTCCAGCCAGGGCGACGTCGCCGAGGCGTTCACGTTCTCCGCGGTCTACAACGCGCCGGTGGTCTTCTTCTGCCAGAACAACCAGTGGGCCATCTCGGAGCCCACCGAGCGCCAGTCGCGGGTGCCGATCTACCAGCGGGCCCAGGGCTTCGGCTTCCCCGGGGTGCGGGTGGACGGCAACGACGTGCTGGCCTGCCTCGCGGTGACCAAGGCCGCCGTGGAGCGCGCCCGTACGGGTGAGGGCCCGATGCTGATCGAGGCGTTCACCTACCGGATGGGTGCCCACACCACGTCCGACGACCCCACGCGCTACCGCTCCGACGAGGAGCGCACCGCGTGGGAGGCCAAGGACCCGATCCAGCGGCTGCGGGTCCACCTGGAGCGCGCGGGCCTGGCCGACGACGCCTTCTTCGCCGGTGTGGAGGAGGAGAGCGAGGCCATGGGGCGGCATGTGCGGGAGGCGATCCGCACCATGCCCGACCCCGACACCATGGCGATCTTCGAGAACGCCTACGCGGACGGACACGCGCTGGTCGACGAGGAGCGCGCCCAGTTCGCCTCGTATCTCGCCTCGTTCGCCGACTCGGATTCCCAGGAGGGCCGCTGATGGCCGCCACCGGCACGGCCCCCGCGGCCGCCCAGAAGCTTCCCGTCGCCAAGGCGATCAACTCCTCGCTGCGCACGGCGCTGGAGAACGATCCCAAGGTCCTCGTCATGGGTGAGGACGTCGGCAAGCTCGGCGGGGTCTTCCGGGTCACCGACGGGCTCCAGAAGGACTTCGGCGAGGACCGGGTCATCGACACCCCGCTGGCCGAGTCCGGCATCGTCGGCACCGCGATCGGGCTCGCGCTGCGCGGGTACCGTCCGGTGGTCGAGATCCAGTTCGACGGTTTCGTCTTTCCCGCCTACGACCAGATCGTCACCCAGCTCGCCAAGATGCACGCGCGGGCTCTGGGCAAGATCAAACTGCCGGTCGTCATCCGTATCCCCTACGGCGGCGGCATCGGTGCGGTGGAGCACCACAGCGAGTCGCCGGAAGCGCTGTTCGCGCATGTGGCGGGACTCAAGTGTGTCTCGCCCTCGAACGCCTCGGACGCCTACTGGATGATGCAACAGGCCATCGAGAGCGACGACCCGGTGATCTTCTTCGAGCCGAAACGGCGCTACTGGGACAAGGGCGAGGTGGACCCGTCCGCCATCCCGGCGCCGCTGCACTCCGCGCAGGTGGCCCGGCCGGGCAGTGCGGTGACCGTCGCGGCGTACGGCCCGATGGTGAAGGTCTGCCTGGAGGCGGCGGCAGCCGCCGCGGAGGAGGGCAACTCGCTGGAGGTCGTGGACCTGCGCTCGATGTCGCCCATCGACTTCGACACGGTGCAGCGCTCCGTGGAGAAGACGGGCCGTCTCGTGCTCGTCCACGAGGCCCCGGTCTTTCTCGGCACCGGAGCGGAGATCGCCGCCCGCATCACCGAGCGGTGCTTCTACCATCTTGAAGCACCGGTACTGCGGGTGGGCGGTTTCCACGCGCCGTACC
It encodes the following:
- the paaN gene encoding phenylacetic acid degradation protein PaaN gives rise to the protein MTTGIGTTTAQLVDTHRPTLDRALEAIAGREFWTPHPEHPKAYGEGAAEQGKAAFDALCGSRFELPGQPVSGEWVATEVSPYGPELGISYPRMDEGAVDALLPVMRGALPTWRKAGAEVRAAVCLEILARISARTPEFAQAVMHTSGQAFMMAFQAGGPHAQDRGMEAVAYAYAEQVRTPARVSWEKPQGKRDPLRVTKEFTPAGRGVALLIGCNTFPTWNGFPGFFASLATGNAVLVKPHPRAVLPLALTVRIAREVLAEAGFDADLVALAAEAEGDGLARDLAVRPEIRVIDYTGGSAFGEWLESHARQARVHTEKAGVNTVLIDSTDDYQGMLANLAFSLSLYSGQMCTTPQNLLIPSAGITTESGHRSYDEVVADLAAAVDKLLGDDARANALLGALVNEQVRTRLEAAPSLGEVALASRSVQNPEFPDATVRTPAIVKLDATEPESEGAYQDECFGPVSFAVAVGSTEDALELLRHTLQAKGAMTVAGYTTSSEVARQLEEVCFDEPAQLSLNLTGGIYVNQTAAFSDFHGSGGNPAANCTLCDGDFVSGRFRVVEVRRMAED
- a CDS encoding protein kinase, translating into MSDDGAQAAGNYLGRMVGGGRFQLRSLLGAGGMASVYLAYDSVLDRQVAVKTLHTELGREQSFRERFRREAQSVAKLTHTNIVSVFDSGEDEIDGALVPYIVMEYVEGKPLRTVLDEDIAQFGAMPAEKALKITGDVLAALEVSHEMGLVHRDIKPGNVMLTKRGVVKVMDFGIARAMQSGVTSMTQTGMVVGTPQYLSPEQALGRGVDARSDLYSVGIMLFELLTGRLPFDADSPLAIAYAHVQEEPPTPSSINQSIPPAVDALVARTLKKNPNERFPSAEAMHDEANRIGGSGVASGASPIIISGGPPANSGAGVGQAVFPPVDANSQPQQGGVQTPYQPQGQPGQQPGPYNSGGFGPSTPPPPTQTSPAPGYGYPQSPYGSGGPSTPPPYTMNATGSGPGNGGSGKKPSAGAMAGYGLAAVAVVVALVFVIIGLTDSGGEDPDPKPTAKPKPTQSADPAGNSGDSGDEGGSDSGGYKGPDPSRTIDSTRCTDATKSYSDKSKIMVPELTYKDLTSVKACLRAAGWKLGEVTTEDENVWGKNTVLEQTPDYLDDFDPDKDKIDLTVSTGQPAD
- a CDS encoding protein kinase, whose translation is MAQTQAAGGPSDPDATGGGSLPDSPELWGNNGLVGDGRYRLTHRLGRGGMAEVFGAEDVRLGRTVAVKLLRSDLAEDPVSKARFTREAQSVAGLNHHSVVAVYDSGEELIGGNITPYIVMELVEGSTIRDLLLNADAPPPDQALIIVSGVLEALAYSHQHGIVHRDIKPANVIITRGGAVKVMDFGIARALHGASNTMTQTGMVMGTPQYLSPEQALGKTVDTRSDLYATGCLLYELLTRRPPFTGETPLSVVYQHVQDDPVLPSQVSDSTPPELDGLVMRALAKEPDDRFQSAEEMRGLTQYALQMLNEQGSHTGGLWNTGPVAHQGAATQVMGAAGAGARPHPSHSDTSQMGAPMPAGAREDDGGFDGGPRRGGKGGGGGKGVRYALFAFLAVVAIAGGIFFALSGDGAKDNKQDKPNPSTSQSETDKPSEKPSSTPTETEEDQPGSNEGNGDWTPTDRPSESYPSDTQPSETQPSETGDPSQTGSGSNGGGSGNGGSGGKPTKSQSPPTGDADGGGGGNDGGSAGESDAGTDSGTEQ
- a CDS encoding phosphotransferase: MQPSSPALTEGTLHSLLRQYDGVGEPLSCTPVSHGLLNRGYRLTTTRGGYFLKHHLDGPGSLGRIERQHRATDRLRELGLPVVPVVPGSGGGTVTVAEGRCFALHPWIEGTHRHGSELTAGQSRQLGALLGRVHVRLARALPEAPRTGHESADPAATYDMIGELLERVRGRRSRDSFDELAEHRLTERRELLRRHADARPAAVPDRFTGWVHGDFHPLNLLYAPPGRSPRPVAILDWDRLGVHPRAEEAVRGAAIFFLRPGGTLDLRKVRAFARAYRGAAGASRAELAAAVHRVWWERLNDFWMLRWRYQLCDVRTDPQFPAAAALVVWWTGHYTAVRSAFCG
- a CDS encoding response regulator transcription factor encodes the protein MPESGRTRVYLVDDHEIVRRGVRDMLAADPGVEIAGEAGTAADALTGIAATRPDVAILDVRLPDGSGIEVCREVRSRDESVRCLMLTSYADDEALLASVVAGASGYVLKGLTGGELLHAVHQVAAGVSLLDPADTRRVLDRLRDRGTDGPRDERLGALSTQERTILTLIGEGLTNRAIGERLHLAEKTVKNYVSGLLAKLGMERRSQAAAYIARIRATDSHDSPRGDSHHD
- the pdhA gene encoding pyruvate dehydrogenase (acetyl-transferring) E1 component subunit alpha, which codes for MTVESTAARSDARRSGTGGKRATQAATGKAAGNGKADSNGTAEAPEGATASGTSRKAAAKTSRKPAAKSTGSTKSTGKTTRKAPAKSAAKGSAKAKARTRAPGDGPGRPEPELVQLLTPEGERVTHPDYDVDLSAEEIQGLYRDMVLTRRFDAEATALQRQGELGLWASLLGQEAAQIGSGRALRPDDYVFPTYREHGVAWCRDVDPTMLLGMFRGVNNGGWDPNTNNFHLYTIVIGSQVLHATGYAMGVAKDGADSAVIAYFGDGASSQGDVAEAFTFSAVYNAPVVFFCQNNQWAISEPTERQSRVPIYQRAQGFGFPGVRVDGNDVLACLAVTKAAVERARTGEGPMLIEAFTYRMGAHTTSDDPTRYRSDEERTAWEAKDPIQRLRVHLERAGLADDAFFAGVEEESEAMGRHVREAIRTMPDPDTMAIFENAYADGHALVDEERAQFASYLASFADSDSQEGR
- a CDS encoding alpha-ketoacid dehydrogenase subunit beta: MAATGTAPAAAQKLPVAKAINSSLRTALENDPKVLVMGEDVGKLGGVFRVTDGLQKDFGEDRVIDTPLAESGIVGTAIGLALRGYRPVVEIQFDGFVFPAYDQIVTQLAKMHARALGKIKLPVVIRIPYGGGIGAVEHHSESPEALFAHVAGLKCVSPSNASDAYWMMQQAIESDDPVIFFEPKRRYWDKGEVDPSAIPAPLHSAQVARPGSAVTVAAYGPMVKVCLEAAAAAAEEGNSLEVVDLRSMSPIDFDTVQRSVEKTGRLVLVHEAPVFLGTGAEIAARITERCFYHLEAPVLRVGGFHAPYPPARLEDEYLPNLDRVLDAVDRALAY